A genomic stretch from Helianthus annuus cultivar XRQ/B chromosome 1, HanXRQr2.0-SUNRISE, whole genome shotgun sequence includes:
- the LOC110877793 gene encoding receptor-like protein kinase 2 — translation MSILSCSKPHNQSHNINLHWFFNFFFTSLSTLFFISSSAAVTDHEATVLSTWAHSSGAGGGGSFLQSWKLSGETTTPCKWDYIKCDTQGFVTEINIQSIPLQLPLPTNLSSLTHLTTLTISGANLTGTLSDDLSTCRNLVTIDLSSNSLVGPIPSSIFNLQNLQDLILNSNKLTGKIPYQIGNCKNLKNLFLFDNRISGSIPPDIGRLGKLEVIRAGGNNDLTGKIPDEIGNCVNLTVLGLADTRISGSLPNTIGKLTKLKTLSIYTAMISGELPPEIGNCSELVELFLYENSLSGPIVPEIGNLKKLEKLLLWQNSFVGSIPEELGNCSSLKMFDVSLNSLSGIIPVSVGNLVGLVEFMISNNNVSGSIPSGIANAVNLEQLQLDTNQISGLIPVEIGRLTNLEVFFAWDNNLEGSIPTSLGGCSNLQALDLSHNSLTGTIPPGLFQLQNLTKLLLISNDISGSIPREIGNSTSLVRLRLGNNRITGEIPKEISGLKSINFLDLSGNRISGAVPNEIASCTELEMIDLSNNMLEGPLPDSLSSLSGLQVLDVSRNHLDGPIPASLGRLVSLNKLVMSQNEFSGAIPKSLQLCLGLQFLDLSSNKLSGEIPPELGNIQALEIALNLSCNGLTGPIPVQIGALSKLSTLDMSYNKLEGNLSPLSHLDNLVSLNISYNNFTGYLPDNKLFRQLSEADLAGNQGLCSFGKDSCFLSNVAESGNGKDEYRSRNAKRLRLALALLITLTIAMMIMGVAAVLRARRGIRGDDESELGESWPWQFTPFQKLNISVDRILKCLVDTNVIGKGCSGVVYRADMENGETIAVKKLWPSMAVDGAYDDEKSAVRDSFSAEVKTLGSVRHKNIVRFLGCCWNKKTRLLMYDYMPNGSLGSLLHERMGSSLEWELRYQILLGAAEGLAYLHHDCVPPIVHRDIKANNILIGLDFEPYIADFGLAKLVNDGDFARSSNTIAGSYGYIAPEYGYSMKITEKSDVYSYGVVMLEVLTGKQPIDPTIPDGSHVVDWVKQRKEWTEVLDPSLLSRPASDIEEMMQTLGIALLCVYSLPEERPTMKDVAAMLKEIKHEREEYAKVDALLKGSPEKPGSGSRPGGGGDPPAAASSSAAACNSNSFSGSSLIHSSSSRVAYK, via the exons ATGTCTATCCTGTCTTGCTCTAAACCCCATAACCAGTCCCATAATATTAATCTTCATTGGTTCTTCAACTTCTTTTTCACTTCTCTTTCAACCCTTTTCTTCATTTCGTCTTCCGCCGCCGTCACCGACCATGAAGCCACCGTGCTTTCCACCTGGGCTCATAGCTCCGGCGCCGGCGGAGGTGGTTCTTTTCTACAAAGCTGGAAACTTTCCGGTGAAACAACCACTCCATGCAAATGGGATTACATAAAATGTGACACACAAGGTTTTGTTACAGAAATAAACATTCAATCAATCCCATTACAACTACCATTACCCACTAATCTTTCATCCTTAACCCATCTCACAACACTCACAATCTCCGGTGCTAACCTCACCGGAACTCTCTCCGACGACCTTTCCACCTGCCGGAATCTTGTCACCATAGATTTAAGCTCAAACAGTCTCGTGGGTCCCATCCCATCTTCCATTTTCAACCTTCAAAACCTCCAAGACTTGATACTAAACTCCAACAAACTCACCGGAAAAATCCCATATCAGATAGGTAACTGTAAGAACCTCAAGAATCTTTTTTTATTCGACAACAGAATCTCCGGCAGCATCCCACCGGACATCGGCCGGTTAGGGAAGCTTGAAGTTATTCGCGCCGGCGGTAACAATGACCTCACCGGAAAAATCCCAGATGAGATCGGAAACTGTGTTAACCTCACAGTTCTCGGTTTAGCTGACACAAGAATATCAGGCTCTTTACCTAACACAATAGGTAAACTCACAAAACTCAAAACATTATCCATATACACTGCTATGATCTCCGGTGAGTTACCACCGGAGATTGGCAACTGTAGTGAGCTTGTAGAGTTGTTTCTATACGAAAACAGTCTTTCTGGCCCCATAGTTCCAGAGATTGGAAACCTTAAAAAGCTTGAAAAGTTGTTGTTATGGCAGAACAGTTTTGTGGGGTCAATACCTGAAGAGTTAGGAAACTGTAGTAGTTtaaagatgtttgatgtttctTTAAACTCTTTATCTGGGATTATTCCAGTTTCTGTTGGGAATCTTGTTGGGTTGGTAGAGTTTATGATTAGTAATAATAATGTTTCTGGTTCTATACCATCTGGTATTGCAAATGCTGTTAATTTGGAACAGTTGCAGCTTGATACTAATCAGATTTCAGGGTTGATTCCTGTTGAGATTGGGAGGTTGACGAATCTCGAAGTGTTTTTCGCTTGGGATAATAATCTTGAAGGAAGTATTCCCACAAGTTTAGGTGGTTGTAGTAATCTACAAGCATTAGATTTGTCACATAATTCACTTACTGGTACTATTCCTCCAGGGTTGTTTCAGTTACAAAATCTTACTAAATTGCTTTTGATTTCCAATGATATCTCGGGGTCTATACCGCGAGAGATTGGGAATTCGACGTCTTTGGTGAGGTTAAGGTTGGGGAATAACCGAATCACGGGTGAAATCCCTAAGGAGATTTCGGGTTTGAAAAGCATTAATTTTCTTGATTTGTCGGGGAATCGTATTTCTGGGGCGGTTCCTAATGAGATTGCTAGTTGTACCGAGTTAGAAATGATAGACCTTAGCAATAACATGTTAGAAGGGCCGTTGCCCGATTCGTTATCGTCGTTATCGGGTTTACAAGTTTTGGATGTTTCGAGAAATCACCTTGATGGTCCTATTCCGGCTAGTTTAGGGCGGTTGGTTTCGTTAAACAAACTCGTTATGAGCCAGAATGAGTTTTCTGGAGCGATCCCCAAATCGCTCCAGCTCTGCTTAGGTCTACAGTTTCTAGACCTAAGCAGTAATAAATTATCAGGCGAAATCCCGCCTGAGTTGGGGAATATCCAAGCGCTCGAGATTGCGCTAAACTTGAGCTGCAATGGGCTAACCGGGCCTATCCCGGTTCAAATTGGCGCGCTTAGCAAGCTTTCGACTCTTGACATGTCGTACAACAAGCTAGAGGGAAACTTGAGCCCGCTTTCGCACCTTGACAACCTTGTATCGTTAAATATCTCGTATAACAACTTTACGGGTTATTTACCGGACAACAAGCTTTTTAGGCAGTTATCCGAAGCGGATTTAGCCGGTAACCAAGGGTTGTGTTCGTTCGGTAAAGATTCTTGTTTCCTAAGCAATGTGGCGGAATCTGGTAACGGGAAAGACGAGTATAGGTCTAGGAATGCGAAAAGGTTACGACTCGCGCTTGCATTGCTCATTACCTTGACAATAGCGATGATGATCATGGGTGTGGCTGCGGTTCTACGTGCAAGAAGAGGGATTAGAGGGGATGACGAATCGGAGTTAGGCGAGTCGTGGCCGTGGCAGTTTACTCCGTTTCAGAAGCTTAATATTTCGGTTGATCGAATCTTGAAATGTTTAGTGGACACGAATGTGATTGGAAAAGGGTGTTCAGGGGTGGTGTATCGGGCCGATATGGAGAATGGTGAAACCATAGCGGTGAAGAAACTGTGGCCATCGATGGCGGTTGATGGTGCTTATGACGACGAGAAGAGTGCAGTGCGTGATTCTTTTTCAGCAGAAGTGAAAACTTTGGGCTCAGTTCGACACAAGAACATTGTTCGGTTTCTAGGTTGTTGTTGGAACAAGAAAACGAGGTTGCTCATGTACGATTATATGCCAAACGGGAGTCTCGGTAGCCTGCTTCATGAACGAATGGGGAGCTCGTTGGAATGGGAATTACGGTATCAAATCTTGTTAGGGGCCGCTGAAGGACTCGCGTATTTGCACCACGATTGTGTTCCTCCAATAGTTCATAGAGATATCAAGGCTAATAACATCCTCATTGGTCTGGACTTCGAGCCTTACATAGCAGATTTCGGGCTTGCAAAGCTCGTCAACGATGGTGATTTTGCCCGATCGTCAAACACAATCGCGGGTTCCTACGGATACATCGCTCCAG AATACGGGTACTCGATGAAAATCACCGAAAAGAGCGACGTTTACAGCTACGGAGTAGTCATGCTAGAAGTCCTAACCGGAAAACAACCAATCGATCCAACGATTCCAGACGGATCACACGTCGTCGACTGGGTAAAACAACGAAAAGAATGGACCGAAGTACTCGACCCAAGCTTACTCTCCAGACCCGCATCCGACATCGAAGAAATGATGCAAACATTAGGCATTGCATTACTATGCGTCTACTCGCTGCCCGAAGAACGACCAACAATGAAAGATGTTGCAGCAATGTTAAAAGAAATCAAACACGAAAGAGAAGAGTATGCAAAAGTGGATGCTCTTTTGAAAGGTTCACCCGAAAAACCGGGCTCCGGTAGCAGGCCTGGTGGCGGTGGAGACCCTCCGGCAGCAGCGTCGTCGTCGGCCGCTGCTTGCAACTCGAATAGCTTCTCTGGTTCTTCGTTGATTCACTCTTCTTCTTCTAGAGTTGCTTACAAGTGA